From Cheilinus undulatus linkage group 17, ASM1832078v1, whole genome shotgun sequence, one genomic window encodes:
- the golga2 gene encoding golgin subfamily A member 2 isoform X3, translated as MADQSRQIKLAAAKKKLKEFQQKSSPASVGGEKGGGGVGGGGAGAKKKRKVKGPNQHDAPSQDRNSPVNDYPDTNGNESLTEENRPLSSTESLRQLSQQLNGLVSETTAAYVNGDGAPSVSERELESRNQELAAALESSNLTNSQLNTKLDQLVQQSQGLSDQLQKERKEFEQRFSKEQGAMREQLQVHIQTIGILVSEKSELQTALQYTQQAARQKTGEAEELNNRLQATKQRVSELERTLSSVSTQQKQFEKHNKEFEKERDSLRLEVFRLNNVCEESKQQSSELSEQLRLRTEENGAMRLEVEDLRKRLEIADLMLQQCSSQSDPSSASQQVQLLMEEKQQLEAHNHQLMESIAQLQTERDVYAGQIQEEGRVWKDKTEQLLTQVSLVAEERDRNINRVQELEASIAELKNATALLSQESHAQKEAEPQSSGPSENEVALQEALSTVQQEKDALTAQYQAQLRDNEQLSRLCAEQETRLGELERQVESQVQEAEDRRRMLEDVQSDKATISRALTQNRTLKDQLAELQNGFVKLTNENMELTTAIQSEQHVKKELARRMGELQEDLHNVKEQLEVKSKETQGLMEQREQLVAHLQQYSAGYQAMASEREQLHHQYLQQVQLMDRLQHDESQGRVQLEISHNQLKQAQEHLELLVRDNEQLKAEVKELLNSSALSPSSRDQGDGVESQSLQESPKKSSSIVIPEDFESQKEMEEFIRGALAELEAERDEAKRQLEEEHRLHMAARHQATVALSLQQQHQSHHSVHDHHQEHDHSQDHHSHCEHSHEHSDGGVPVEVHQALQAAMEKLQQRFTSLMQEKADLKERVEELEHRCIQLSGETDTIGEYIALYQSQRAIMKQKHQEKEQYISMLAQDKEEMKAKLAELQDLVMRLVAERNDWYSRYTGAVSGTGTVNPDLLPAGEDHTHPEHQARTHPELNAVSGADVMEVIPLTDSTTGSEAPPSQTISTGSAQSDSKPLGPKEDGTAQQIMQLLQEIQNPQGAPRSPPFLGENPCIPFFYRPDEQDEVKILVV; from the exons ACCATTGTCTTCCACAGAGAGCCTGCGACAGCTCTCCCAGCAGCTGAACGGCCTGGTCTCTGAG ACAACTGCTGCTTATGTAAATGGAGATGGAGCACCTTCTGTCAGTGAAAGAGAACTGGAG AGTCGGAACCAGGAGCTGGCAGCCGCCCTGGAGTCCAGCAACCTAACAAACTCTCAGCTCAATACCAAGCTAGACCAGCTG GTTCAGCAATCTCAAGGGCTTTCAGATCAGCTGCAAAag GAGCGAAAAGAATTTGAACAGAGATTTTCAAAGGAGCAGGGAGCCATGCGGGAGCAATTACAG GTTCACATCCAGACCATTGGCATACTGGTATCAGAGAaatcagagctgcagacagCACTGCAATACACACAACAGGCTGCACGGCAAAAAACAG GAGAGGCAGAGGAATTGAATAACCGTCTGCAGGCAACAAAACAGAGGGTGTCAGAGCTGGAGAGAACACTTTCTTCTGTatcaacacaacaaaaacagtttgaaaag CACAACAAAGAGTTTGAAAAGGAGAGAGACAGCCTGAGATTAGAGGTGTTTAGACTAAA CAATGTGTGTGAGGAGTCAAAGCAGCAGAGCTCCGAGCTGTCTGAGCAGTTGCGGCTCAGGACGGAGGAAAACGGAGCAATGAGGCTGGAGGTAGAAGATCTCCGCAAGAGGCTTGAAATTGCAGACCTCATGCTGCAACAG TgttccagccaatcagatccctccAGTGCCAGCCAACAGGTCCAGTTGCTGATGGAAGAGAAGCAGCAGCTAGAGGCACACAATCACCAG CTGATGGAGTCAATAGCccagctgcagacagagagggacGTCTATGCAGGGCAGATCCAGGAGGAGGGGCGTGTTTGGAAGGACAAAACAGAACAGCTCCTAACACAG GTGTCTCTGGTTGCAGAAGAGAGGGATAGAAATATCAACAGAGTCCAAGAACTAGAGGCTAGCATTGCAGAGCTAAAAAATGCTACAG cTCTGTTGTCTCAGGAGAGCCATGCTCAAAAAGAGGCCGAGCCTCAGTCCTCGGGGCCATCAGAGAATGAAGTGGCTCTGCAGGAGGCCCTCAGCACTGTACAACAGGAAAAAGACGCTTTAACTGCACAGTACCAGGCACAG CTCCGAGATAACGAGCAGCTGAGTCGACTGTGTGCAGAGCAGGAGACGCGTCTGGGAGAGCTGGAGCGGCAGGTGGAGAGCCAGGTTCAGGAGGCAGAGGACCGCAGGCGCATGTTAGAGGATGTTCAGTCAGACAAGGCGACTATTAGCCGTGCTCTCACCCAGAACCGCACACTGAAGGACCAGCTGGCAGAGCTACAGAATGGTTTCGTCAAACTG ACTAATGAGAACATGGAGCTAACCACTGCCATCCAGTCAGAGCAACATGTGAAAAAAGAGCTAGCTCGCAGAATGGGTGAATTACAAGAGGACCTGCACAACGTCAAGGAACAG CTTGAAGTCAAATCTAAGGAGACTCAGGGTCTGatggagcagagggagcagttAGTGGCCCACCTGCAGCAGTACTCCGCAGGCTACCAGGCTATGGCCTCAGAGCGGGAACAGCTCCACCACCAGTACCTGCAGCAGGTTCAGCTCATGGACCGGCTCCAACACGATGAAAGTCAAGGCCGTGTGCAACTGGAGATCAGCCACAATCAGCTCAAACAGGCCCAG GAGCATTTAGAGTTGTTGGTCAGAGACAATGAGCAGCTGAAGGCTGAAGTGAAGGAGCTGCTCAATAGTTCAGCTCTCAGTCCGTCATCCAGAGACCAAG GCGATGGAGTGGAAAGCCAATCCCTACAAGAGAGCCCAAAGAAGTCTTCCTCCATAGTTATCCCAGAAGACTTTGAGAGCCAGAAGGAGATG GAGGAGTTTATAAGAGGAGCCTTGGCTGAGTTGGAGGCGGAGAGGGATGAGGCCAAGAGGCAACTGGAGGAGGAGCACCGGCTCCACATGGCAGCCCGGCACCAGGCCACTGTGGCTCTCAGTCTTCAGCAACAACACCAGAGCCATCATTCTGTTCATGACCATCATCAGGAGCACGATCACtctcaggaccaccacagtcactgtgaacacagccatgaacattcag ATGGAGGAGTACCAGTGGAAGTTCATCAGGCCTTGCAAGCTGCAATGGAGAAGCTTCAGCAGCGTTTCACCTCCCTCATGCAAGAGAAAGCAGACCTTAAAGAGAGGGTGGAGGAGCTGGAGCATCGCTGCATCCAGCTGTCTGGAGAGACCGACACTATAG GAGAGTACATTGCCCTGTACCAGAGTCAGCGGGCCATCATGAAGCAGAAACACCAGGAAAAAGAGCAGTACATCAGCATGCTGGCCCAAGACAAAGAAGAGATGAAG GCGAAGCTGGCAGAGCTGCAGGATCTGGTGATGAGGTTGGTTGCTGAGAGGAACGACTGGTACAGCCGCTACACTGGAGCTGTGTCAGGCACAGGAACAGTGAACCCTGACCTGCTTCCTGCCGGGGAGGATCACACACACCCAGAGCACCAAGCACGCACACACCCAGAGCTGAACGCTGTCAGTGGAGCAG ATGTCATGGAGGTCATTCCTCTGACAGATTCCACCACAGGATCTGAAGCTCCACCATCACAAACCATTTCCACTGGCTCGGCTCAGTCTGACTCGAAGCCTCTGGGGCCTAAAGAAGATGGCACGGCCCAGCAAATCATGCAGCTCCTCCAGGAGATCCAGAACCCCCAGGGGGCGCCAAGATCACCCCCGTTCCTTGGCGAGAACCCCTGCATCCCTTTCTTCTACCGACCAGACGAACAGGATGAAGTGAAGATCCTGGTGgtgtga